A stretch of the Channa argus isolate prfri chromosome 9, Channa argus male v1.0, whole genome shotgun sequence genome encodes the following:
- the LOC137133303 gene encoding FAST kinase domain-containing protein 5, mitochondrial, giving the protein MAACVLCQRVPRLRYLHGLVKDFTQAPPRYGKPVDDTNGQDGEKGAVQHQDATLQGGYRLYYSPTSYGDSARNSSASWSKIENEDEHFSSTLTPTFWQQSNRYSVSCSRHLSSSRNTLVDLAFNKKSEPDMPIMSAYNRTHIPPDIKVNARAFLKCRPEYDSMTLDLTQRPHPIKWDEGRLLLQKVSILKGSIKPTDVSKFLVELSCLHPDKMSLVRSDQRFIMLLRYSVEHLRHFTDLQLLEVLQSFVWLDMPSGHTVLGLYEAELSRRAKHMSLHQLLLAADLWRCIGRQVPLFLQHLYDSVHQCLGQMGVPELVQLLYIMGEGRQCPKDLIHPVEQLLMRHLKQLHPEEVGIVCLGLFKSQTSLPVTAVTHIVDKAHSFLKEMSDFAMVNVMKFLRFSYLYHREWMEAMAWEVPQRAHRMGVQGLMHVALACSALHYRNDNILIAVADKLPSLVPHCRTKDSCKLLWAFGTLGFLPLQNSSFYPSLTEALRQKKAEFLRYPEHLLTGLLGLAFVSHFPEDLIALALSPAFVNLSLKSTQLELKKDLVTLDGAVNLELPQWTGPRLSRELREEVSDMLWKFAQSDVCHKPEVQEAESALQNLLGGEEFVCKRMILPHTRSIDLEVHFDHTGKAIPVNPAPYKTALSPESGSSKFTSTQGWGKLNIGVTITEDLLAQLINTKNTTQPLTPLSTVNPKSLHRVEPDEGGRWSFDTGLNLTSDIIESLTKPGSKSSDAQNSKGIVKLAIQVTQRNHYCCHSQQLLGLHAMKRRHLNMAGYRVVELSHQEWFPLVRKSMAEKLAYLHCKIYNSL; this is encoded by the coding sequence ATGGCTGCCTGTGTGCTATGCCAACGGGTACCCAGGCTACGCTACCTCCATGGATTAGTCAAGGATTTTACCCAGGCTCCACCCCGCTATGGAAAACCAGTGGATGATACCAATGGGCAGGATGGAGAGAAAGGGGCAGTCCAACACCAGGATGCCACTCTCCAAGGAGGCTACAGGCTTTATTACAGCCCAACTTCATATGGTGACTCTGCGCGAAACTCTTCAGCCTCTTGGagcaaaattgaaaatgagGATGAACATTTTTCGTCAACCCTTACACCGACCTTTTGGCAACAGAGCAACCGCTATAGTGTCAGTTGCTCACGGCACCTTTCCAGCTCAAGAAACACACTTGTTGACTTGGCTTTCAACAAAAAGTCTGAACCTGATATGCCAATAATGTCAGCGTACAACAGAACACACATACCACCAGACATCAAAGTAAATGCACGTGCCTTCCTCAAATGCAGGCCCGAGTATGACTCTATGACTCTTGACCTGACCCAGCGGCCTCACCCAATTAAATGGGATGAGGGCAGGTTATTGCTACAAAAAGTAAGTATTTTAAAGGGCAGCATCAAACCAACTGATGTTTCTAAGTTTCTTGTCGAACTAAGCTGTTTGCACCCAGACAAGATGTCATTAGTAAGAAGTGACCAACGCTTTATCATGCTCCTCAGATATTCTGTGGAGCACCTCCGCCACTTTACTGATCTTCAGCTGCTGGAAGTGCTGCAGTCATTTGTGTGGCTGGATATGCCCTCAGGTCATACTGTACTCGGGCTGTATGAGGCAGAGCTTAGCCGCCGAGCCAAACATATGAGTTTACACCAGTTGCTCCTCGCTGCTGACCTGTGGCGTTGTATTGGGAGGCAGGTGCCCCTGTTCTTACAGCATCTATATGACTCAGTCCATCAATGCCTGGGACAGATGGGTGTTCCTGAGCTGGTCCAACTGTTGTATATAATGGGGGAAGGTAGACAGTGCCCAAAAGACCTGATCCACCCTGTAGAACAGCTTCTCATGCGCCATTTAAAGCAACTACACCCTGAGGAGGTTGGGATTGTATGCTTGGGTCTCTTTAAATCCCAAACGTCACTACCTGTGACTGCTGTGACTCATATTGTGGATAAGGCCCACTCATTTTTGAAAGAGATGAGTGACTTTGCCATGGTGAATGTAATGAAATTCCTGCGTTTCAGCTATCTGTATCACAGAGAGTGGATGGAGGCCATGGCATGGGAAGTTCCTCAACGAGCCCACAGGATGGGTGTCCAGGGGCTTATGCATGTGGCACTGGCCTGTTCAGCACTGCATTACCGCAATGATAACATCCTTATTGCTGTTGCTGATAAACTGCCCTCGCTGGTGCCCCACTGCAGGACTAAGGACTCATGCAAGCTACTGTGGGCTTTTGGCACATTAGGGTTTTTACCACTTCAGAATTCAAGTTTCTATCCGAGCCTTACAGAAGCCCTGCGGCAGAAGAAAGCTGAATTCCTACGATACCCAGAGCATCTGCTTACTGGTCTTCTAGGCTTGGCCTTTGTCTCTCACTTCCCAGAGGACCTAATTGCATTAGCCTTGAGCCCTGCCTTTGTCAACTTATCATTGAAATCCACACAACTGGAACTGAAAAAAGACTTGGTTACTTTAGATGGAGCTGTAAACCTGGAGTTGCCTCAATGGACCGGCCCACGACTAAGTCGTGAACTGAGGGAGGAGGTGTCTGATATGTTGTGGAAGTTTGCTCAATCAGATGTATGCCACAAACCAGAGGTGCAGGAGGCAGAATCTGCCTTGCAAAATCTGCTTGGAGGAGAGGAGTTTGTTTGTAAGAGAATGATTCTGCCCCACACTCGCTCCATCGACCTGGAAGTACATTTTGACCACACTGGGAAGGCCATTCCTGTGAACCCAGCACCCTACAAAACCGCATTATCTCCTGAGAGTGGTTCATCCAAATTTACTTCAACCCAGGGTTGGGGGAAATTAAACATAGGTGTAACTATAACAGAAGACCTTCTAGCACAGCTAATAAATACCAAAAACACCACACAACCTTTAACCCCACTTTCTACAGTTAATCCTAAATCTCTTCATAGAGTAGAACCCGATGAAGGTGGGAGGTGGTCATTTGACACAGGGCTAAACTTGACAAGTGACATTATAGAAAGTCTTACCAAACCTGGTAGCAAATCCTCAGATGCACAGAATTCTAAAGGCATAGTAAAACTAGCTATACAGGTAACCCAACGGAATCACTACTGCTGCCATTCCCAGCAGTTGTTGGGCCTTCATGCTATGAAGAGAAGACATTTAAACATGGCAGGATATAGAGTTGTAGAGCTTAGCCATCAGGAGTGGTTTCCTTTAGTGAGGAAAAGCATGGCTGAGAAGCTGGCATACCTGCACTGCAAAATTTACAATAGTCTGTAA